Proteins found in one Drosophila innubila isolate TH190305 chromosome X, UK_Dinn_1.0, whole genome shotgun sequence genomic segment:
- the LOC117793791 gene encoding probable serine/threonine-protein kinase MARK-A isoform X2: MMNSYSVARSHSAGAAGAATAITLHFNYSNNNNSNNKSNNNNNSGLKPMATATNEHKSHQHKNIINNSATPTTTTTTIAAATTTATTTAAMLQITQSEVESKHFLMTYPQQQQQQQQQQQQQQQQHLYQLQEQLSVAVDQDMRPEHHARRPMNAFLIFCKRHRAIVKERYKSLENRAITKILGDWWAALDDQEKQCFTDLAQQNKDAFFNANPNFKWYKLPAPPLRTLATRPSNAIAIATHANDEQQLQQQQQQQLMQQQQLQWEPNEVAHVLRRNYFKFADETQMGELSVLLSGNGANVQDKDYALQQALSETTQFLSVHMPSKVNNNNNNSNANNNNNNNNNKRSLTNVDSASNSSEEEERGSPFKKLKSSRSCKGKIYQELINSGQLAAIAKKSKCRLNSDSNTPPISPTTTTTAAAGIATATATDCQQQLLELAATTARATATTTTTTTTVNRRNNCDSSEFDLEEKIKELPALSLDAYLQRKRSTKKKKKFTSSKKQRNSNSSSSNSATTATATASGEQLQKSRKQTRNKSESEVTTTSTAATVAATRATSATSPTTATTAVGSQKRKARKESITRRDVSAIEQEVASILPLTINGCYYFNQSLPLPSPLQSAARLQPTTTTTVATTTATINAAATYDVTSTSDLLILAEVAANRTELTKSN, translated from the exons ATGATGAACAGTTACAGTGTGGCAAGATCGCATTCGgctggtgctgctggtgctgcaactgcaataactttgcattttaactacagcaacaacaataacagcaacaacaagagcaataacaacaacaacagtggccTTAAACccatggcaacagcaacaaatgagCACAAAAGCCatcaacataaaaatattattaacaacaGTGCcaccccaacaacaacaacaacaacaattgcagccgcaacaacaactgcaacaacaactgcagcgaTGTTGCAAATAACACAAAGTGAAGTTGAGTCCAAGCATTTTCTAATGACttatccacaacaacaacaaca acagcagcagcagcaacaacaacaacaacaacaacacctttATCAGTTACAGGAACAATTGTCAGTGGCTGTGGATCAGGATATGCGACCCGAACATCATGCACGTCGTCCCATGAACGCATTTCTCATATTCTGTAAACGCCATCGTGCCATTGTTAAAGAGCGCTACAAGTCGCTAGAGAATCG cgCCATTACCAAGATACTCGGCGATTGGTGGGCAGCCCTGGACGATCAAGAGAAGCAATGCTTCACCGATCTGGCACAACAG aaCAAGGATGCCTTTTTCAATGCCAATCCCAATTTTAAATGGTACAAACTGCCCGCACCGCCGTTACGCACGCTTGCAACACGTCCCAgcaatgcaattgcaattgcaacacaTGCAAACGatgagcaacagctgcaacaacaacaacagcagcagctgatgcaacagcagcaactacagtGGGAGCCAAATGAGGTGGCACACGTGCTGCGtcgcaattattttaaattcgcTGATGAGACACAAATGGGAGAGTTGAGTGTTCTGCTGAGTGGCAATGGGGCAAATGTGCAGGATAAGGATTATGCCCTGCAACAGGCGTTAAGCGAGACAACGCAATTTCTAAGCGTGCATATGCCGAGCAAagtcaataacaataacaacaacagcaacgctaacaacaacaacaacaataataataataagcgaAGCTTGACAAATGTTGACAGTGCCAGCAACTCGAGCGAGGAAGAGGAACGCGGTTCTCCATTCAAGAAACTTAAATCCTCACGCTCTTGCAAGGGTAAAATCTATCAGGAATTGATCAATTCCGGGCAATTGGCAGCGATTGCCAAGAAGAGCAAATGTCGCTtgaacagcgacagcaacacgCCACCAAtatcaccaacaacaacaacaacagcagcagcaggaattgcaactgcaacagcaacagattgccagcaacagctgcttgaactggcggcaacaacagcacgtgcaacagcaaccacaaccacaacgacaacaacagttaACAGACGCAACAATTGTGATTCATCTGAATTTGATTTGGAGGAAAAGATCAAGGAATTGCCGGCACTCAGTTTGGATGCGTACTTGCAACGCAAGCGCAGCaccaaaaagaagaagaaattcACTAGCAGCAAGAAGCAACGCAactccaacagcagcagcagcaacagtgcaacaacagcaacagcaaccgcaTCAGGCGAACAATTGCAAAAGTCTAGGAAACAAACTAGAAACAAGTCCGAGTCTgaagtgacaacaacaagcacagcagcaacagttgctgccacaagagcaacatcagcaacatcaccaacaacagcgacaacggcTGTGGGCAGTCAAAAGCGTAAGGCACGCAAGGAGAGCATAACCCGGCGTGATGTTAGCGCCATTGAGCAGGAGGTGGCCTCCATTTTACCGCTTACCATCAACGGATGTTATTACTTTAATCaatcgttgccgttgccgtcgcCGTTGCAATCAGCTGCCCGCttgcaaccaacaacaacaactacagttgcaacaacaacagcaacaataaatgcTGCCGCCACATATGATGTGACCTCTACCTCAGATCTACTCATTCTGGCCGAAGTGGCCGCCAATCGCACTGAGCTCACCAAGTCCAActag
- the LOC117793791 gene encoding GATA zinc finger domain-containing protein 10 isoform X1, which produces MMNSYSVARSHSAGAAGAATAITLHFNYSNNNNSNNKSNNNNNSGLKPMATATNEHKSHQHKNIINNSATPTTTTTTIAAATTTATTTAAMLQITQSEVESKHFLMTYPQQQQQHKGCSVNWMVPGIPSYVNTSVSTKEPQFIQVNVQSSNNSNNKNKQQVQSTTAAAITKSAFIEVMTMPQQQQQQQRTEDQENAFRQIEDVHNYAKLQHHHHHHQQQQQHHQHSQDISSDELGEEDEEEDDDEEEEEEELEEENEEELELDVITTAKKQKINANVPKTINININNNNNNNINDDDSEEHVEVDVVTVTPTTPQQQQQQQQQQQHLYQLQEQLSVAVDQDMRPEHHARRPMNAFLIFCKRHRAIVKERYKSLENRAITKILGDWWAALDDQEKQCFTDLAQQNKDAFFNANPNFKWYKLPAPPLRTLATRPSNAIAIATHANDEQQLQQQQQQQLMQQQQLQWEPNEVAHVLRRNYFKFADETQMGELSVLLSGNGANVQDKDYALQQALSETTQFLSVHMPSKVNNNNNNSNANNNNNNNNNKRSLTNVDSASNSSEEEERGSPFKKLKSSRSCKGKIYQELINSGQLAAIAKKSKCRLNSDSNTPPISPTTTTTAAAGIATATATDCQQQLLELAATTARATATTTTTTTTVNRRNNCDSSEFDLEEKIKELPALSLDAYLQRKRSTKKKKKFTSSKKQRNSNSSSSNSATTATATASGEQLQKSRKQTRNKSESEVTTTSTAATVAATRATSATSPTTATTAVGSQKRKARKESITRRDVSAIEQEVASILPLTINGCYYFNQSLPLPSPLQSAARLQPTTTTTVATTTATINAAATYDVTSTSDLLILAEVAANRTELTKSN; this is translated from the exons ATGATGAACAGTTACAGTGTGGCAAGATCGCATTCGgctggtgctgctggtgctgcaactgcaataactttgcattttaactacagcaacaacaataacagcaacaacaagagcaataacaacaacaacagtggccTTAAACccatggcaacagcaacaaatgagCACAAAAGCCatcaacataaaaatattattaacaacaGTGCcaccccaacaacaacaacaacaacaattgcagccgcaacaacaactgcaacaacaactgcagcgaTGTTGCAAATAACACAAAGTGAAGTTGAGTCCAAGCATTTTCTAATGACttatccacaacaacaacaacagcataagGGTTGTTCAGTTAATTGGATGGTGCCTGGAATTCCTTCATATGTAAATACCTCAGTCAGCACCAAAGAACCGCAGTTTATACAAGTCAACGTCCAGtcgagcaacaacagcaacaacaagaacaagcaACAGGTGCaatcaacaactgcagcagcaataacCAAAAGTGCCTTTATTGAAGTGATGACaatgccacagcaacaacaacaacaacaacgcactGAGGACCAAGAAAATGCCTTTCGTCAGATTGAAGATGTGCACAATTATGCCAAgttgcaacatcatcatcatcatcatcagcagcagcagcagcatcatcaacaTAGTCAAGACATCAGCAGCGATGAATTGGGTGAAGAGGATGAAGAGGAAGACGACgatgaagaggaggaggaggaggagttgGAAGAGGAAAATGAGGAAGAGTTGGAGTTGGATGtcataacaacagcaaaaaagcaaaagattAATGCAAATGTGCCTaaaactattaatattaatattaataataacaataataataacattaatgACGACGATTCGGAAGAACATGTGGAAGTTGATGTAGTCACTgtaacaccaacaacaccacagcagcagcagcaacaacaacaacaacaacaacacctttATCAGTTACAGGAACAATTGTCAGTGGCTGTGGATCAGGATATGCGACCCGAACATCATGCACGTCGTCCCATGAACGCATTTCTCATATTCTGTAAACGCCATCGTGCCATTGTTAAAGAGCGCTACAAGTCGCTAGAGAATCG cgCCATTACCAAGATACTCGGCGATTGGTGGGCAGCCCTGGACGATCAAGAGAAGCAATGCTTCACCGATCTGGCACAACAG aaCAAGGATGCCTTTTTCAATGCCAATCCCAATTTTAAATGGTACAAACTGCCCGCACCGCCGTTACGCACGCTTGCAACACGTCCCAgcaatgcaattgcaattgcaacacaTGCAAACGatgagcaacagctgcaacaacaacaacagcagcagctgatgcaacagcagcaactacagtGGGAGCCAAATGAGGTGGCACACGTGCTGCGtcgcaattattttaaattcgcTGATGAGACACAAATGGGAGAGTTGAGTGTTCTGCTGAGTGGCAATGGGGCAAATGTGCAGGATAAGGATTATGCCCTGCAACAGGCGTTAAGCGAGACAACGCAATTTCTAAGCGTGCATATGCCGAGCAAagtcaataacaataacaacaacagcaacgctaacaacaacaacaacaataataataataagcgaAGCTTGACAAATGTTGACAGTGCCAGCAACTCGAGCGAGGAAGAGGAACGCGGTTCTCCATTCAAGAAACTTAAATCCTCACGCTCTTGCAAGGGTAAAATCTATCAGGAATTGATCAATTCCGGGCAATTGGCAGCGATTGCCAAGAAGAGCAAATGTCGCTtgaacagcgacagcaacacgCCACCAAtatcaccaacaacaacaacaacagcagcagcaggaattgcaactgcaacagcaacagattgccagcaacagctgcttgaactggcggcaacaacagcacgtgcaacagcaaccacaaccacaacgacaacaacagttaACAGACGCAACAATTGTGATTCATCTGAATTTGATTTGGAGGAAAAGATCAAGGAATTGCCGGCACTCAGTTTGGATGCGTACTTGCAACGCAAGCGCAGCaccaaaaagaagaagaaattcACTAGCAGCAAGAAGCAACGCAactccaacagcagcagcagcaacagtgcaacaacagcaacagcaaccgcaTCAGGCGAACAATTGCAAAAGTCTAGGAAACAAACTAGAAACAAGTCCGAGTCTgaagtgacaacaacaagcacagcagcaacagttgctgccacaagagcaacatcagcaacatcaccaacaacagcgacaacggcTGTGGGCAGTCAAAAGCGTAAGGCACGCAAGGAGAGCATAACCCGGCGTGATGTTAGCGCCATTGAGCAGGAGGTGGCCTCCATTTTACCGCTTACCATCAACGGATGTTATTACTTTAATCaatcgttgccgttgccgtcgcCGTTGCAATCAGCTGCCCGCttgcaaccaacaacaacaactacagttgcaacaacaacagcaacaataaatgcTGCCGCCACATATGATGTGACCTCTACCTCAGATCTACTCATTCTGGCCGAAGTGGCCGCCAATCGCACTGAGCTCACCAAGTCCAActag
- the LOC117793796 gene encoding translation factor waclaw, mitochondrial — MMYKCISIKTLMRATGQCTWNRLAAYRTLCTTLIRSSSDAEATTTTTSSTSSSPSPLSQDALQRQFKEMPVERIRNFSIIAHVDHGKSTLADRLLELTGAISRNAGQHQVLDSLQVERERGITVKAQTASIFYRHHNELYLLNLIDTPGHVDFSNEVSRSLAACDGVILLVDACHGVQAQTVANYHLAKQRDLTVVPVLNKIDIKHANPEQVTKDMQLLFGIDPTTVLRVSAKLGTGVDEVLQRVIERIPPPRVDRESAFRALIFDSWFDKYRGALNLIYVLNGRLQQGQDIQSLATKKMYPIKSISVLCPAECQVDTLSAGQVGLIACNMRNSKESIIGDTIHLKHQSASAAGSYKPQQPLVFAGVFPVDQSKHVALRSAIDKMVLNDSAVTVNVDSSPALGQGWRLGFLGLLHMEVFCQRLEQEHGAEPIITAPSVTYRIVLRNPKLIKQHGKHTLDISNAALLPEPSSIEEYYEPLVLGTIITPTEYVGQVIGLCVDRRGLQQSSVNIDESRILMKYVLPLSEIILDFHDRLKSLSSGYASFSYEDHGYHLTQLVRLDIHLNGRAVEELCRIVHASKATGVARHMVYKLKDLIPRQMVQIAIQACVGSKVLARETIKAYRKDVTAKLYGGDVTRRMKLLKQQSEGKKKMRLFANIRVPHETFIDVLKR; from the exons ATGATGTATAAATGCATAAGCATAAAGACTTTAATGCGTGCAACTGGCCAATGCACATGGAACCGGTTAGCTGCCTATCGCACGCTATGCACGACCTTGATCAGGTCCTCATCGGATGcggaggcaacaacaacaacaacaagctcgACCTCCAGCTCTCCCTCCCCCTTGTCGCAGGATGCACTGCAGCGTCAGTTCAAGGAGATGCCTGTGGAACGCATTCGCAACTTTAGCATCATTGCGCATGTGGATCATGGCAAGAGCACATTGGCCGATCGTCTGCTGGAGCTAACGGGCGCCATTTCCCGCAATGCTGGACAGCATCAGGTGCTCGACAGTCTGCAGGTGGAGCGGGAGCGCGGCATAACAGTAAAGGCGCAAACAGCGTCCATATTCTACAGGCATCACAACGAGCTGTATTTGCTGAATCTGATAGATACGCCCGGACATGTGGATTTCTCCAATGAG GTTTCCCGGTCGCTGGCTGCCTGTGATGGGGTCATCCTGCTGGTGGATGCCTGTCACGGTGTCCAGGCGCAAACCGTTGCCAATTATCACCTGGCCAAGCAGCGGGATTTGACTGTGGTGCCGGTGCTCAATAAGATTGACATCAAGCACGCCAATCCGGAGCAGGTGACCAAGGATATGCAGCTGCTGTTTGGCATTGATCCCACGACAGTGTTGCGTGTCTCGGCCAAACTGGGAACTGGAGTGGATGAAGTGCTCCAGCGAGTGATTGAGAGGATACCGCCACCGCGAGTGGATCGGGAGAGCGCATTCCGTGCTCTAATCTTTGACAGCTGGTTCGACAAGTATCGCGGTGCCCTCAATCTCATCTATGTGCTAAATGGGCGGCTGCAACAGGGACAGGATATCCAATCCCTGGCCACCAAAAAGATGTATCCAATCAAAAGCATATCCGTACTCTGTCCGGCAGAGTGTCAAGTGGACACGCTGTCCGCTGGCCAAGTGGGTCTCATTGCCTGCAACATGCGGAATAGCAAGGAGTCCATCATTGGGGACACCATCCATCTGAAGCATCAATCCGCGTCCGCTGCCGGCAGCTATAAGCCGCAGCAACCGCTTGTCTTTGCCGGCGTCTTTCCGGTGGATCAGTCCAAGCATGTGGCACTCCGCAGTGCCATTGACAAGATGGTTCTCAACGATTCGGCGGTGACGGTCAATGTGGACTCGAGTCCGGCCTTGGGACAGGGCTGGCGATTGGGTTTCCTTGGCCTGCTGCACATGGAGGTGTTCTGTCAGCGTCTGGAGCAGGAGCATGGCGCCGAACCGATAATAACCGCACCCTCGGTCACCTATCGGATTGTGTTGCGCAATCCCAAGTTGATCAAACAGCATGGCAAGCACACGCTGGACATATCGAATGCCGCACTCCTGCCCGAACCCTCCAGCATTGAGGAGTACTATGAGCCGTTGGTGCTGGGCACGATCATCACACCCACGGAATATGTGGGCCAGGTCATTGGCCTCTGTGTGGATCGACGTGGACTCCAGCAGAGTTCCGTCAACATTGACGAGTCGAGGATTCTGATGAAATATGTGCTGCCACTGAGCGAGATCATCCTGGACTTTCACGATCGCCTCAAGTCCCTGAGTTCGGGTTATGCCAGTTTCAGTTACGAGGATCATGGCTATCATCTCACACAATTGGTGCGCCTGGACATACATCTGAATGGGCGAGCGGTCGAGGAGCTGTGTCGCATTGTGCACGCCTCCAAGGCGACGGGCGTGGCACGTCACATGGTCTACAAACTGAAGGATCTCATTCCCCGCCAGATGGTTCAAATTGCCATTCAAGCGTGCGTCGGCAGCAAAGTTCTCGCGCGCGAAACGATTAAAGCCTATCGCAAGGATGTCACCGCTAAGCTG TATGGTGGCGATGTAACGAGACGCATGAAGCTGCTAAAACAACAGTCGGAGGGCAAGAAGAAGATGCGTCTGTTTGCCAACATTCGCGTGCCGCACGAGACTTTCATTGATGTGCTGAAACGCTAA
- the LOC117793811 gene encoding septin-1, which translates to MNNIFCSSFNFCFFKMADTKGFSSIETPGYVGFANLPNQVHRKSVKKGFEFTLMVVGESGLGKSTLVNSLFLTDLYPERIIPDAIEKQKQTVKLEASTVEIEERGVKLRLTVVDTPGFGDAIDNSNSFSAILEYIDEQYERFLQDESGLNRRNIVDNRIHCCFYFISPFGHGLKPLDVEFMKKLHSKVNIVPVIAKADCLTKKEILRLKCRILQEIESHGIKIYPLPDCDSDEDEDYKEQVKQLKEAVPFAVCGANTLLEVKGKKVRGRLYPWGVVEVENPEHCDFIKLRTMLITHMQDLQEVTQEVHYENYRSDRLAKGGINKGKENGIKMDRDNCGVPAQAVANSVLSEKDRILQEKEAELRRMQEMLAQMQARMQAQQ; encoded by the exons ATGAACAACATATTTTGTTCgtcgtttaatttttgtttttttaaaatggctGATACAAAGGGC ttTTCCAGCATTGAAACACCCGGCTATGTGGGCTTTGCCAATTTGCCAAATCAAGTGCATCGCAAGTCCGTTAAAAAGGGCTTTGAATTTACGCTTATGGTGGTCGGAGAATCCGGTTTGGGCAAATCAACGCTGGTGAATAGCCTATTCCTGACCGATCTATATCCGGAACGCATCATACCCGATGCCATAG agaaacaaaagcaaactgtAAAACTGGAGGCATCCACGGTGGAAATTGAGGAACGTGGCGTTAAACTGCGTCTAACGGTGGTCGATACTCCCGGATTTGGTGATGCTATCGATAACTCAAACAGCTTTAGCGCCATACTCGAGTACATCGATGAGCAATACGAGCGATTCCTTCAGGACGAAAGCGGCCTCAATCGACGCAATATTGTTGACAATCGAATACACTGCTGTTTCTACTTTATATCGCCGTTTGGACACGG TCTTAAGCCATTGGATGTGGAGTTCATGAAGAAGCTGCACTCGAAGGTGAACATTGTGCCAGTTATTGCCAAGGCCGATTGTCTGACCAAGAAGGAGATATTGCGCTTGAAGTGCCGCATTCTGCAGGAGATTGAAAGCCATGGCATTAAAATCTATCCACTGCCCGACTGTGATTccgatgaggatgaggactACAAGGAGCAGGTGAAGCAACTGAAGGAAGCAGTGCCTTTTGCCGTCTGCGGTGCAAATACCTTGCTCGAGGTCAAAGGTAAAAAGGTGCGCGGTCGCCTTTATCCCTGGGGCGTTGTTGAGGTCGAGAATCCCGAGCATTGTGACTTTATTAAGCTACGCACAATGCTCATCACACACATGCAGGATCTGCAGGAAGTGACACAGGAGGTGCACTATGAGAACTATCGGTCGGATCGTCTCGCCAAAGGCGGCATCAATAAGGGCAAGGAGAATGGCATCAAAATGGACCGTGATAATTGTGGTGTGCCCGCCCAGGCTGTGGCCAATAGTGTCCTCTCCGAGAAGGATCGCATCCTGCAGGAGAAGGAGGCCGAACTGCGACGCATGCAGGAGATGCTTGCCCAGATGCAGGCGCGTATGCAGGCCCAacagtga